Proteins found in one Zea mays cultivar B73 chromosome 1, Zm-B73-REFERENCE-NAM-5.0, whole genome shotgun sequence genomic segment:
- the LOC103643513 gene encoding glycine-rich cell wall structural protein 2-like precursor codes for MATKHLALCLLVLFSIGMGMATAAANRKLGYGPGGGGGGGGSGGGGGGGYGGPGYGSGSGYGEGGGSGGAAGGYGHGGGGGGGGGEGAGAGGSGYGSGQGSGYGAGSGAAGGYGSGGGGGGGGGQGGGSGYGHGGGEGYGSGSGFGGGAAGGGGGHGGGGGGGQGGSGYGSGSGYGSGEGYGQGGAHGGGYGSGGGGGGGGGQGGGGSGYGSGSGSGYGGGNDNGHY; via the coding sequence ATGGCGACCAAACACCTGGCTCTTTGCCTCCTTGTTCTCTTTAGCATAGGCATGGGCATGGCCACCGCTGCTGCAAACCGCAAACTGGGTTATGGCCCCGGGGGAGGAGGTGGCGGTGGTGgtagcggtggcggtggaggcggtGGTTACGGAGGACCAGGCTATGGGTCCGGATCAGGGTATGGTGAGGGCGGTGGCAGCGGAGGTGCTGCTGGAGGgtatggacatggtggtggcggcggcggcggtggtggtgAGGGTGCGGGAGCTGGTGGCTCTGGGTATGGGTCCGGGCAAGGATCTGGCTACGGAGCTGGCAGCGGTGCTGCCGGTGGATATGGGAGTGGCGGAGGTGGTGGAGGTGGCGGTGGCCAGGGTGGTGGTTCCGGATATGGCCATGGAGGTGGTGAAGGATACGGCTCTGGGTCTGGCTTTGGTGGTGGTGCtgccggcggcggcggtggacatggtggcggtggtggtggtggccaaGGTGGGTCTGGCTATGGCTCTGGTTCAGGATATGGATCAGGTGAAGGATACGGACAAGGTGGTGCTCATGGAGGAGGCTATGGAagcggtggtggcggtggtggcggcggtggtcaAGGTGGTGGTGGCTCTGGCTATGGATCTGGATCCGGCTCCGGTTATGGAGGCGGCAACGACAACGGACATTATTAG
- the LOC103645381 gene encoding DNA repair protein RAD16 produces the protein MGFDSAPVRLAHFIKDRRCNTARAVFALELECKWALSGTPLQNRVGELYSLIRFLQIFPYSYYFCKDCSCEILDTSMKKQCDCGHSSVRHFCWWNKYISTPIQYGSTSFEGKRAMTLLKEKVLKGIVLRRTKKGRAADLALPPKIVTLRRDSFDKNEMEFYEALYTQSVTQFDAYVDAGTLLNNYAHIFDLLTRLRQSPSASNCESANTLNVNELSEKISQTNLHEVEHVIIPEHLRVPEYEQTKLSFGSFTSGLDSEQINLWQASLRQDVDLLKLFDIVY, from the exons ATGGGCTTTGATTCAGCACCTGTTCGATTG GCTCACTTCATAAAAGATAGACGATGTAATACTGCACGGGCTGTTTTTGCATTGGAGTTAGAATGCAAGTGGGCTCTGAGTGGAACACCTTTGCAGAACCGTGTTGGAGAACTTTACTCTCTT AttcggtttttgcaaatcttCCCCTACTCATACTATTTCTGCAAGGACTGTAGTTGTGAGATACTAGATACCAG TATGAAGAAACAATGCGACTGTGGTCACTCATCTGTTAGGCACTTTTGCTGGTGGAATAAG TACATATCAACACCAATACAGTATGGGTCAACAAGTTTCGAAGGAAAAAGAGCCATGACTCTTCTGAAGGAAAAAGTTCTGAAAGGCATAGTGTTAAGGCGCACAAAGAAAGGCCGAGCGGCAGATCTTGCTCTTCCACCAAAGATT GTGACATTGAGGCGGGACTCTTTTGATAAAAACGAAATGGAATTCTATGAAGCTTTGTACACTCAGAGTGTCACACAATTTGATGC ATATGTAGATGCTGGAACACTGTTGAATAACTACGCTCATATCTTCGATCTTCTCACAAGGTTGAGACAG TCTCCTTCAGCTAGCAACTGTGAAAGTGCCAACACACTGAATGTAAATGAATTGTCTGAAAAAATTTCACAAACTAACTTGCATGAGGTGGAGCATGTTATTATTCCGGAACATCTTCGTGTGCCAGAATATGAGCAGACCAAGTTAAGTTTTGGCAGTTTCACATCTGGTTTGGATTCGGAACAG ATAAACTTGTGGCAAGCGTCATTGCGTCAGGACGTTGACCTCCTGAAGTTATTTGATATTGTATACTGA